In Drosophila santomea strain STO CAGO 1482 chromosome 2L, Prin_Dsan_1.1, whole genome shotgun sequence, a single window of DNA contains:
- the LOC120443772 gene encoding protein turtle isoform X3 — MGVCADLGSHRWCRALSTQHNTEKSKEQQLQQQQQQQQQSQSPESPEERASRCRGAIDRTTTTTIPASKTLTASPAKTAAFTVKTTRRRRSRRRAEGSSICVPIPRRGHGSTPTIQVLQFVLVSLLALLAKHAQAHNIPEDAVHITAILGEGVIFNCHVEFPNDHPVPYVLQWDKKVSETGSDLPIYIWYESYPEHIEEGYKGRVSRVSQDSPFGSASLNLTNIRESDQGWYECKVVFLNRDPKQHKNGTWFHLDVHAPPRFSVTPEDIIYVNLGDSIILNCQADGTPTPEILWYKDANPVDPSPTVGIFNDGTELRISTIRHEDIGEYTCIARNGEGQVSHTARVIIAGGAVIMVPPTNQTKLEGEKVIFSCEAKAMPGNVTVRWYREGSPVREVAALETRVTIRKDGSLIINPIKPDDSGQYLCEVTNGIGDPQSASAYLSVEYPAKVTFTPTVQYLPFRLAGVVQCYIKSSPQLQYVTWTKDKRLLEPYQMKDIVVMANGSLLFTRVNEEHQGQYSCTPYNAQGTAGASGIMDVLVRKPPAFTVEPETLYQRKVGDSVEMHCDALEAEGTERPTIKWQRQEGEQLTESQRNRIKISGGNITIENLRREDFGYYQCVVSNEVATLMAVTQLVIEGTQPHAPYNITGKATESSITLQWLPGYSGGSEYKQDYTIWFREAGVNDWQTISVTPSGSTQVTINGLASGTTYEFQVVGRNVLGDGMMSKVMTVRTLEDAPAAPRNVKAATQPPDSFFQLMPDEAGPKPGPPRNVSVTEVSNGFLITWQSPLERAHIVKFYTIKYRTDAQWKTLNRGQIRPEETQYLVKNLVGGRTYYFRVLANSEKSYESSDEVKFPVPARVKHKAITAGVVGGILFFIVAIILSVCAVKICNKRKRRKQEKEFNMVACRITDARNIAANNHHLHNRSTGSISSGQVPLKKYKQTRISSLTAILIAILHWIWPPDRCTNCHSIYSSPNLEDGDEDDGAGGRRRSVSRIQRSLDGRFVLDVEGVSKLGYSQQTLESGNVDVVDGGLFERRNSNVSQKSSSDDGGFLSRRNFITARASWRRPLVASSSQLSLQSAADSARGFLQGLLKIGAKQSAVPPNPPSYFDEAVTGARYQNVLRPYTSSNNLYGNADRSRPLHINTISGSLSQQQQLYTPSRISRIFSSSPQHLQPHHQQLLLSSGGSGAYPTHFSDLSTVYPPNSAERSAHNLSSRYRYYSQELPSLRTIQEETRRQQQQKQHPLEDHFVPLQLPSPPSWRSYYQSQASYRPRTRWYPRHHSRLFSNRQQQHEMLSPLPQLNLNLRNSMHPGGLEASPESRSSSSGFGSKNTSNHPGSTSEWRLLPPYRAPPSPPKHSGYFGGQQAQGQTPHGSYSYPRATTPPYTMAHWLEMISRLNAATDSNLPKAPCPVDVGSVDGHYEFDPATPTPSASSMLREDLNLHIDTHPYHHHTLGPLSGSLLHSHAPYAGGARKQRSLPAQLPRYDNVEVRLQAMREEFYAYRKRQAMQQMESVC, encoded by the exons AAGACGCCGTGCACATCACGGCCATCCTTGGCGAGGGCGTCATCTTTAACTGCCATGTGGAGTTCCCCAACGACCATCCCGTGCCATATGTCCTGCAGTGGGACAAGAAGGTGAGCGAAACG GGCTCCGATCTGCCCATCTACATCTGGTATGAGAGCTATCCGGAGCACATCGAGGAGGGCTACAAGGGACGCGTGTCCCGCGTGTCGCAGGACTCGCCCTTCGGCTCCGCCTCGCTCAACCTGACCAACATCCGGGAATCGGACCAAGGATGGTACGAGTGCAAGGTCGTCTTCCTCAATCGGGACCCCAAGCAGCATAAGAACGGTACATGGTTCCACTTAGACGTACATGCACCGCCGCGCTTTAGTGTTACGCCAGAGGATATTATATACGTTAACTTAG GTGATTCAATTATACTCAATTGCCAGGCAGATGGCACGCCCACGCCGGAAATACTCTGGTACAAGGATGCCAATCCCGTCGATCCCTCGCCCACGGTGGGCATCTTCAACGACGGCACCGAGCTGCGGATCTCCACCATTCGGCACGAGGACATCGGAGAGTACACTTGCATTGCACGCAATGGTGAGGGACAAGTCTCCCATACGGCCCGTGTTATAATCGCGGGCGGCGCTGTAATCATG GTGCCTCCGACCAACCAAACGAAGCTCGAGGGCGAAAAAGTGATATTCTCCTGCGAGGCTAAGGCCATGCCCGGCAACGTCACGGTGCGCTGGTATCGCGAGGGCTCCCCCGTCCGGGAAGTGGCCGCCCTGGAGACCAGGGTCACCATCCGCAAGGACGGCTCGCTCATCATCAACCCCATCAAGCCGGACGACTCGGGCCAGTACCTCTGCGAGGTGACCAACGGCATCGGCGATCCGCAGAGCGCCTCCGCCTACCTCAGCGTCGAAT ATCCCGCCAAGGTCACCTTCACGCCCACGGTGCAGTACCTGCCGTTCCGGCTAGCCGGCGTGGTCCAGTGCTACATCAAGTCGAGCCCGCAGCTGCAGTACGTCACCTGGACGAAGGACAAGCGCCTGCTGGAGCCGTACCAGATGAAGGACATCGTGGTGATGGCCAACGGATCGCTGCTGTTCACGCGTGTGAACGAGGAGCACCAGGGCCAGTACTCCTGCACGCCGTACAATGCACAGGGCACGGCCGGTGCTTCCGGGATCATGGACGTGCTCGTCCGGAAGCCGCCCGCCTTCACCGTAGAGCCGGAGACGCTCTACCAGCGCAAGGTGGGCGACAGCGTGGAGATGCACTGCGACGCCCTGGAGGCGGAGGGCACGGAGCGACCCACCATCAAGTGGCAGCGTCAGGAGGGCGAACAGCTGACCGAGTCGCAGCGCAATCGCATCAAGATCTCCGGTGGCAATATCACCATAGAGAACCTGAGGAGGGAGGACTTCGGCTACTATCAGTGCGTGGTCTCCAACGAAGTGGCCACCCTGATGGCCGTCACCCAGCTGGTGATCGAGGGCACCCAGCCGCATGCGCCGTACAACATCACGGGCAAGGCCACCGAGTCCTCGATAACGCTGCAATGGCTGCCAGGATACAGTGGTGGGTCGGAGTACAAGCAGGACTATACGATCTGGTTCCGGGAGGCGGGCGTCAACGACTGGCAAACGATCTCCGTGACGCCATCGGGCAGCACCCAGGTGACCATCAATGGCCTGGCCTCCGGAACCACATACGAGTTCCAGGTGGTGGGCCGGAATGTCCTGGGCGACGGGATGATGAGCAAAGTGATGACCGTGCGCACACTGG AAGACGCTCCGGCAGCGCCACGTAATGTCAAGGCTGCAACACAACCGCCCGACTCATTCTTTCAGCTAATGCCAGACGAAGCTG GTCCCAAACCAGGACCACCGAGGAACGTGTCCGTGACGGAGGTCTCGAATGGATTCCTCATCACGTGGCAGTCGCCGCTGGAGCGGGCGCACATCGTCAAGTTCTACACCATCAAGTACCGGACGGATGCGCAGTGGAAGACACTCAACCGGGGACAAATCCGGCCGGAGGAGACGCAGTATCTGGTGAAGAACCTGGTGGGCGGAAGGACCTACTACTTCCGGGTGCTGGCCAACTCGGAGAAGTCGTACGAGTCCAGCGACGAGGTGAAGTTCCCTGTGCCGGCACGTGTCAAGCACAAGGCGATTACCGCCGGCGTCGTTGGGGGCATCctgttttttattgttgcgATCATTTTATCGGTTTGTGCCGTAAAAATTTGCAATAAACGTAAACGACGAAAACAGGAAAAAG AGTTCAACATGGTAGCTTGCAGGATAACGGACGCTCGTAACATTGCCGCCAATAATCATCATTTGCACAATCGCAGTACGGGCTCAATTTCCTCTGGTCAAGTGCCTTTAAAAAA GTACAAACAAACCCGAATATCAAGTCTAACCGCCATTCTCATTGCCATACTCCACTGGATCTGGCCACCTGATCGCTGCACCAACTGCCACTCCATCTACAGTTCGCCAAATCTCGAGGATGGCGATGAGGACGACGGGGCCGGAGGACGAAGGCGTTCCGTAAGCCGCATCCAGCGGAGCCTCGACGGACGCTTTGTGCTGGATGTGGAGGGGGTCTCGAAACTGGGTTACTCGCAACAGACGCTGGAGTCCGGCAACGTGGATGTGGTGGACGGCGGGCTCTTCGAGCGGCGGAACAGCAACGTATCCCAGAAGTCCTCCAGCGATGATGGTGGATTTCTATCGCGGCGCAACTTCATCACAGCTCGTGCCTCGTGGCGTCGTCCCTTGGTGGCCTCCTCCAGTCAGCTGAGTCTCCAGTCGGCGGCGGACTCGGCCAGGGGCTTCCTTCAGGGTCTGCTGAAGATCGGGGCCAAGCAGTCGGCAGTGCCGCCCAATCCGCCATCCTACTTCGATGAGGCAGTGACAGGTGCTCGCTACCAGAATGTTCTGCGTCCCTACACCAGCAGCAATAATTTGTACGGCAATGCGGACAGAAGTAGGCCACTGCACATAAATACGATTAGTGGCAGCCTgagtcagcagcagcagctttaCACTCCCTCAAGGATCTCCAGGATATTCTCCAGTTCGCCCCAGCATCTGCAGCCACATCATCAGCAGCTCTTGCTCTCCAGCGGTGGCAGTGGCGCCTATCCCACCCACTTCAGCGACCTGAGCACCGTGTATCCCCCCAACTCCGCGGAACGTTCGGCGCACAATCTGAGCAGCAGATATAGATACTACTCCCAGGAGCTGCCTTCGCTGAGAACCATTCAGGAGGAGACACgccgacagcagcagcaaaagcagcatcCGCTGGAGGATCACTTTGTGCCACTCCAGCTGCCGTCGCCTCCGTCATGGAGAAGCTACTACCAATCGCAGGCCAGCTATCGCCCTCGAACGCGCTGGTATCCACGTCATCACTCCCGGCTCTTTAGTAaccggcagcagcagcacgagATGCTCTCTCCTCTGCCACAACTCAATCTAAACCTGCGCAACTCCATGCATCCCGGCGGCCTGGAGGCCTCGCCGGAATCCCGCTCCAGTTCGAGCGGTTTTGGTTCGAAGAACACCTCCAACCACCCGGGCAGTACCAGCGAATGGAGATTGCTGCCGCCGTATAGAGCACCGCCATCGCCACCGAAGCATTCGGGCTACTTTGGTGGCCAGCAGGCCCAGGGACAGACGCCACATGGGTCGTACTCGTATCCCAGGGCCACAACGCCACCGTACACGATGGCCCACTGGCTGGAGATGATCTCAAGACTGAACGCGGCCACGGACAGTAATCTACCGAAGGCGCCGTGTCCCGTGGACGTGGGCAGTGTGGATGGGCACTACGAGTTCGatccggccacgcccacaccgaGTGCATCCAGTATGCTGCGCGAAGATCTCAACCTGCACATAGATACCCATCCCTACCACCATCACACGCTGGGTCCCCTCAGTGGGAGTCTGCTgcacagccacgccccctacGCTGGAGGGGCCAGGAAGCAACGATCTCTGCCAGCTCAGCTGCCACGCTATGACAACGTCGAGGTGCGACTGCAAGCCATGAGGGAGGAGTTCTATGCCTACCGCAAACGCCAGGCCATGCAGCAAATGGAGAGCGTTTGCTGA
- the LOC120443772 gene encoding protein turtle isoform X2 — MGVCADLGSHRWCRALSTQHNTEKSKEQQLQQQQQQQQQSQSPESPEERASRCRGAIDRTTTTTIPASKTLTASPAKTAAFTVKTTRRRRSRRRAEGSSICVPIPRRGHGSTPTIQVLQFVLVSLLALLAKHAQAHNIPEDAVHITAILGEGVIFNCHVEFPNDHPVPYVLQWDKKGSDLPIYIWYESYPEHIEEGYKGRVSRVSQDSPFGSASLNLTNIRESDQGWYECKVVFLNRDPKQHKNGTWFHLDVHAPPRFSVTPEDIIYVNLGDSIILNCQADGTPTPEILWYKDANPVDPSPTVGIFNDGTELRISTIRHEDIGEYTCIARNGEGQVSHTARVIIAGGAVIMDKAAPDKHTRTKSKSNVVNERLTIRVPPTNQTKLEGEKVIFSCEAKAMPGNVTVRWYREGSPVREVAALETRVTIRKDGSLIINPIKPDDSGQYLCEVTNGIGDPQSASAYLSVEYPAKVTFTPTVQYLPFRLAGVVQCYIKSSPQLQYVTWTKDKRLLEPYQMKDIVVMANGSLLFTRVNEEHQGQYSCTPYNAQGTAGASGIMDVLVRKPPAFTVEPETLYQRKVGDSVEMHCDALEAEGTERPTIKWQRQEGEQLTESQRNRIKISGGNITIENLRREDFGYYQCVVSNEVATLMAVTQLVIEGTQPHAPYNITGKATESSITLQWLPGYSGGSEYKQDYTIWFREAGVNDWQTISVTPSGSTQVTINGLASGTTYEFQVVGRNVLGDGMMSKVMTVRTLEDAPAAPRNVKAATQPPDSFFQLMPDEAGPKPGPPRNVSVTEVSNGFLITWQSPLERAHIVKFYTIKYRTDAQWKTLNRGQIRPEETQYLVKNLVGGRTYYFRVLANSEKSYESSDEVKFPVPARVKHKAITAGVVGGILFFIVAIILSVCAVKICNKRKRRKQEKEFNMVACRITDARNIAANNHHLHNRSTGSISSGQVPLKKYKQTRISSLTAILIAILHWIWPPDRCTNCHSIYSSPNLEDGDEDDGAGGRRRSVSRIQRSLDGRFVLDVEGVSKLGYSQQTLESGNVDVVDGGLFERRNSNVSQKSSSDDGGFLSRRNFITARASWRRPLVASSSQLSLQSAADSARGFLQGLLKIGAKQSAVPPNPPSYFDEAVTGARYQNVLRPYTSSNNLYGNADRSRPLHINTISGSLSQQQQLYTPSRISRIFSSSPQHLQPHHQQLLLSSGGSGAYPTHFSDLSTVYPPNSAERSAHNLSSRYRYYSQELPSLRTIQEETRRQQQQKQHPLEDHFVPLQLPSPPSWRSYYQSQASYRPRTRWYPRHHSRLFSNRQQQHEMLSPLPQLNLNLRNSMHPGGLEASPESRSSSSGFGSKNTSNHPGSTSEWRLLPPYRAPPSPPKHSGYFGGQQAQGQTPHGSYSYPRATTPPYTMAHWLEMISRLNAATDSNLPKAPCPVDVGSVDGHYEFDPATPTPSASSMLREDLNLHIDTHPYHHHTLGPLSGSLLHSHAPYAGGARKQRSLPAQLPRYDNVEVRLQAMREEFYAYRKRQAMQQMESVC; from the exons AAGACGCCGTGCACATCACGGCCATCCTTGGCGAGGGCGTCATCTTTAACTGCCATGTGGAGTTCCCCAACGACCATCCCGTGCCATATGTCCTGCAGTGGGACAAGAAG GGCTCCGATCTGCCCATCTACATCTGGTATGAGAGCTATCCGGAGCACATCGAGGAGGGCTACAAGGGACGCGTGTCCCGCGTGTCGCAGGACTCGCCCTTCGGCTCCGCCTCGCTCAACCTGACCAACATCCGGGAATCGGACCAAGGATGGTACGAGTGCAAGGTCGTCTTCCTCAATCGGGACCCCAAGCAGCATAAGAACGGTACATGGTTCCACTTAGACGTACATGCACCGCCGCGCTTTAGTGTTACGCCAGAGGATATTATATACGTTAACTTAG GTGATTCAATTATACTCAATTGCCAGGCAGATGGCACGCCCACGCCGGAAATACTCTGGTACAAGGATGCCAATCCCGTCGATCCCTCGCCCACGGTGGGCATCTTCAACGACGGCACCGAGCTGCGGATCTCCACCATTCGGCACGAGGACATCGGAGAGTACACTTGCATTGCACGCAATGGTGAGGGACAAGTCTCCCATACGGCCCGTGTTATAATCGCGGGCGGCGCTGTAATCATG GATAAGGCGGCGCCcgacaaacacacacgcaccaaGTCCAAATCGAATGTTGTGAATGAGAGGCTGACCATACGT GTGCCTCCGACCAACCAAACGAAGCTCGAGGGCGAAAAAGTGATATTCTCCTGCGAGGCTAAGGCCATGCCCGGCAACGTCACGGTGCGCTGGTATCGCGAGGGCTCCCCCGTCCGGGAAGTGGCCGCCCTGGAGACCAGGGTCACCATCCGCAAGGACGGCTCGCTCATCATCAACCCCATCAAGCCGGACGACTCGGGCCAGTACCTCTGCGAGGTGACCAACGGCATCGGCGATCCGCAGAGCGCCTCCGCCTACCTCAGCGTCGAAT ATCCCGCCAAGGTCACCTTCACGCCCACGGTGCAGTACCTGCCGTTCCGGCTAGCCGGCGTGGTCCAGTGCTACATCAAGTCGAGCCCGCAGCTGCAGTACGTCACCTGGACGAAGGACAAGCGCCTGCTGGAGCCGTACCAGATGAAGGACATCGTGGTGATGGCCAACGGATCGCTGCTGTTCACGCGTGTGAACGAGGAGCACCAGGGCCAGTACTCCTGCACGCCGTACAATGCACAGGGCACGGCCGGTGCTTCCGGGATCATGGACGTGCTCGTCCGGAAGCCGCCCGCCTTCACCGTAGAGCCGGAGACGCTCTACCAGCGCAAGGTGGGCGACAGCGTGGAGATGCACTGCGACGCCCTGGAGGCGGAGGGCACGGAGCGACCCACCATCAAGTGGCAGCGTCAGGAGGGCGAACAGCTGACCGAGTCGCAGCGCAATCGCATCAAGATCTCCGGTGGCAATATCACCATAGAGAACCTGAGGAGGGAGGACTTCGGCTACTATCAGTGCGTGGTCTCCAACGAAGTGGCCACCCTGATGGCCGTCACCCAGCTGGTGATCGAGGGCACCCAGCCGCATGCGCCGTACAACATCACGGGCAAGGCCACCGAGTCCTCGATAACGCTGCAATGGCTGCCAGGATACAGTGGTGGGTCGGAGTACAAGCAGGACTATACGATCTGGTTCCGGGAGGCGGGCGTCAACGACTGGCAAACGATCTCCGTGACGCCATCGGGCAGCACCCAGGTGACCATCAATGGCCTGGCCTCCGGAACCACATACGAGTTCCAGGTGGTGGGCCGGAATGTCCTGGGCGACGGGATGATGAGCAAAGTGATGACCGTGCGCACACTGG AAGACGCTCCGGCAGCGCCACGTAATGTCAAGGCTGCAACACAACCGCCCGACTCATTCTTTCAGCTAATGCCAGACGAAGCTG GTCCCAAACCAGGACCACCGAGGAACGTGTCCGTGACGGAGGTCTCGAATGGATTCCTCATCACGTGGCAGTCGCCGCTGGAGCGGGCGCACATCGTCAAGTTCTACACCATCAAGTACCGGACGGATGCGCAGTGGAAGACACTCAACCGGGGACAAATCCGGCCGGAGGAGACGCAGTATCTGGTGAAGAACCTGGTGGGCGGAAGGACCTACTACTTCCGGGTGCTGGCCAACTCGGAGAAGTCGTACGAGTCCAGCGACGAGGTGAAGTTCCCTGTGCCGGCACGTGTCAAGCACAAGGCGATTACCGCCGGCGTCGTTGGGGGCATCctgttttttattgttgcgATCATTTTATCGGTTTGTGCCGTAAAAATTTGCAATAAACGTAAACGACGAAAACAGGAAAAAG AGTTCAACATGGTAGCTTGCAGGATAACGGACGCTCGTAACATTGCCGCCAATAATCATCATTTGCACAATCGCAGTACGGGCTCAATTTCCTCTGGTCAAGTGCCTTTAAAAAA GTACAAACAAACCCGAATATCAAGTCTAACCGCCATTCTCATTGCCATACTCCACTGGATCTGGCCACCTGATCGCTGCACCAACTGCCACTCCATCTACAGTTCGCCAAATCTCGAGGATGGCGATGAGGACGACGGGGCCGGAGGACGAAGGCGTTCCGTAAGCCGCATCCAGCGGAGCCTCGACGGACGCTTTGTGCTGGATGTGGAGGGGGTCTCGAAACTGGGTTACTCGCAACAGACGCTGGAGTCCGGCAACGTGGATGTGGTGGACGGCGGGCTCTTCGAGCGGCGGAACAGCAACGTATCCCAGAAGTCCTCCAGCGATGATGGTGGATTTCTATCGCGGCGCAACTTCATCACAGCTCGTGCCTCGTGGCGTCGTCCCTTGGTGGCCTCCTCCAGTCAGCTGAGTCTCCAGTCGGCGGCGGACTCGGCCAGGGGCTTCCTTCAGGGTCTGCTGAAGATCGGGGCCAAGCAGTCGGCAGTGCCGCCCAATCCGCCATCCTACTTCGATGAGGCAGTGACAGGTGCTCGCTACCAGAATGTTCTGCGTCCCTACACCAGCAGCAATAATTTGTACGGCAATGCGGACAGAAGTAGGCCACTGCACATAAATACGATTAGTGGCAGCCTgagtcagcagcagcagctttaCACTCCCTCAAGGATCTCCAGGATATTCTCCAGTTCGCCCCAGCATCTGCAGCCACATCATCAGCAGCTCTTGCTCTCCAGCGGTGGCAGTGGCGCCTATCCCACCCACTTCAGCGACCTGAGCACCGTGTATCCCCCCAACTCCGCGGAACGTTCGGCGCACAATCTGAGCAGCAGATATAGATACTACTCCCAGGAGCTGCCTTCGCTGAGAACCATTCAGGAGGAGACACgccgacagcagcagcaaaagcagcatcCGCTGGAGGATCACTTTGTGCCACTCCAGCTGCCGTCGCCTCCGTCATGGAGAAGCTACTACCAATCGCAGGCCAGCTATCGCCCTCGAACGCGCTGGTATCCACGTCATCACTCCCGGCTCTTTAGTAaccggcagcagcagcacgagATGCTCTCTCCTCTGCCACAACTCAATCTAAACCTGCGCAACTCCATGCATCCCGGCGGCCTGGAGGCCTCGCCGGAATCCCGCTCCAGTTCGAGCGGTTTTGGTTCGAAGAACACCTCCAACCACCCGGGCAGTACCAGCGAATGGAGATTGCTGCCGCCGTATAGAGCACCGCCATCGCCACCGAAGCATTCGGGCTACTTTGGTGGCCAGCAGGCCCAGGGACAGACGCCACATGGGTCGTACTCGTATCCCAGGGCCACAACGCCACCGTACACGATGGCCCACTGGCTGGAGATGATCTCAAGACTGAACGCGGCCACGGACAGTAATCTACCGAAGGCGCCGTGTCCCGTGGACGTGGGCAGTGTGGATGGGCACTACGAGTTCGatccggccacgcccacaccgaGTGCATCCAGTATGCTGCGCGAAGATCTCAACCTGCACATAGATACCCATCCCTACCACCATCACACGCTGGGTCCCCTCAGTGGGAGTCTGCTgcacagccacgccccctacGCTGGAGGGGCCAGGAAGCAACGATCTCTGCCAGCTCAGCTGCCACGCTATGACAACGTCGAGGTGCGACTGCAAGCCATGAGGGAGGAGTTCTATGCCTACCGCAAACGCCAGGCCATGCAGCAAATGGAGAGCGTTTGCTGA